A stretch of DNA from Pseudoalteromonas ruthenica:
AAATTGGCGCCACACAACTGGCTCTAGTACAACAAGCAGATGAGCTTGAAACTAAGCTGTCTAGCTTAGATAACACCTTACACTCACTGCTTGATGGCGCCAATCTTGTCGCCCATCAACGCTTAAATTCCGGCGTTGAGATTCATATCTTTGACAAGGTACTGAAAACAGCCAGACAGTACCCACCCTGCGTTGTAAAACTAGAGAAAAGCAAAATAGAGGTTGAGTTTAAAACCTCCTAAACAGCAAAAAAGCGTGCCTAGCCCATTACTCATAACGAGGCTCAGCACGCTAACCACAAGATTTACAATAAGGCTTGCTGTTGTTTTAGCTGCTCAGGCCATACTCCTACCTGTACTTGACCAATATGACTCTTTTGCAAAAGCAACATTGCTAAACGAGACTGGCCGATACCGCCACCAATGGTTTGTGGTAGCTTTTTATGAAGCAAGGCTTGATGCCAAGGCAGTTGCGTTTTGTGGCTTTGCTCGCTCAACTCCAACTGAGTGAGTAATGACTCGGGGCAAACCCGAATCCCCATGGAAGAAATCTCAAATGCATCTTCAAGTACCTTGTTCCACACTAAGATATCGCCGTTAAGTCCAGGCAACCCCTCATCTCCTTGAGTAGACCAATCATCATAATCCGGGGCGCGCACGTCATGACGTTGACCGTCTGCGAGCTTACCACCGATGCCGATGAGAAAGACTGCACCATACTGCTTACAAACCGCACGCTCCCGCTCTTTCGCGCTTAGATCTGGGTATGCCTGACGCAACTTCTCGGCATGAATAAAATGAATTTTTTCAGGTAGGTAAGGAGCAATATCAAACTGCTCACCGACATAGGTTTCTGTCGCTTTAATGGCAGCATAAATTTGCTCAACAGTGGCCTTTAGCGTCGCTAAACTGCGCTCGCTACGCTCACAAATCACCTTTTCCCAATCCCACTGGTCAACATACACTGAATGGATAGGGCTTAGATGCTCTTCGTCTGGGCGCAAGGCCCGCATATGTGTGTACAATCCCGAGCCCACCGCAAAGCCGTAATCAGCGAGGGTCTTACGTTTCCACTTCGCTAATGAATGCACCACCTCATAACGTTGCTCAGGCAGGGTTTTCACCTGCACGGCGACGGCCTTTTCATGACCACTGAGCTCATCTTGAATGCCATCTCCTACCTGGGCAAGAATCGGCGCCTGCACCTCAACAAGATTCAAAGCCGCTGCTAAGTGCTGTGAAAATACCTGTTTAACCGTACTAATTTGCTGCTGTTGTTGAATATACTCTGTGCTCATGGTCCTCATTCCCATTGCTGCTGCTTTGTTCGATATAAAAACCATACCTCAGCGAGAGTTTTATTCAATACCATTTAACAAAAAGAGCTTTACTTAAAAATAGAAATCAATTTAACTGAAATATATTAGATTTCATTTATTTTTTATGTGTTTTAGCTATGGAAAATTATCGATTCGACAATTTAGACAAATCCATCCTTAAGAGCTTGATGAGTAATGCCCGCACCCCTTACGCCGAATTGGCGAAACAATGCGGAGTCAGTGCTGGGACCATTCATGTGCGCATAGAAAAAATGCGCCAAGCCGGAGTGATCACCGGCACCCAGGTACGTGTTGACGCTAAACGCCTGGGGTATGATGTGTGTTGCTTTATTGGCATTAACCTCAACAATGCCCGCGACTACCCCCATACTTTAGAGCTATTGCGTGGGCTCGAAGAAGTAGTCGAGGCCTACTACACCACAGGTAATTACAGTATTTTTATTAAGGTGATGGCGCGCTCCATCGAGCACTTACAAGACGTGCTGATCAATAAAGTGCAAGCGATTGAAGCAATTCAGTCAACCGAAACGCTGATTTCTTTGCAAAACCCTATTAATCGTAGTGTGACCCCATAGCCACATTGGCGTATAATCGGCGCACTTTTTTGTAACAGCAAAGATGGGCTATGGGCGAAAAGCGTTACCACCGAGTAAAACAAGTTTTAGATAGACGACAAACCGATCTCAGCGTGTGCTTAGATGAAGTGCATAAACACCATAATCTTTCGGCCATCGTGCGCACCGCCGACGCTGTCGGTTGTCACCATATTCATGCGGTCTGGCCTAAAGAGCAGCGTCGTCTCACCAATAACACCTCCGGCGGTAGCAAAAACTGGGTGCACACCCATATGCATGACGATATTGACCAGGCTGTTGGCAGTATTCGTGAGCAGATCCCTGGAGTGCAGTTGCTGGCCACCAACCTCAGTAGTGACGCCGTCGACTATCGTGATATTGACTACACCCAACCCACCGCCGTGATTGTTGGCCAAGAGCGCGAGGGTATTTCCGATGCAGCGCTTGCCCATGCTGATAAACATATCGTTATTCCAATGCGCGGTATGGTGCAGTCTCTAAATGTCTCTGTGGCTGCAGCGTTAATCCTATACGAGGCACAGCGCCAACGCGAAGCCGCTGGCTTGTATGAACGCGATATGCTCAATCCACAAATCAAGCACACTTTACTGTTCGAAGGATGTCACCCTATTATTGCCCAGCAATGCAAAGAAAAGGGACTCCCCTACCCAACTCTTGACGAGAACGGTGAAATTATTGCCAATGAACAGTTCTGGGATACCTTACGCTACAAACGTCAGCGCTAAGTGACTTGAAAGCAAGGCCCTGCAGTCAGTACACTTAGGTTATAACTGTTTGAAGGACATGCCATTTGCCAAGCCTGAACACCTACCCCATTAACGAGCTCAAAGGCGTTGGCCCAAAAATGGCCGAGCGCCTTGCCAAGCTTGGCATTCGTAGCGTGCAAGACATGCTATTTCATTTGCCGCTGCGCTATGAAGACCGCACCCGCATTGTTCCCATCTGCGAGCTTCTGCCCCATACCCA
This window harbors:
- the asnA gene encoding aspartate--ammonia ligase: MSTEYIQQQQQISTVKQVFSQHLAAALNLVEVQAPILAQVGDGIQDELSGHEKAVAVQVKTLPEQRYEVVHSLAKWKRKTLADYGFAVGSGLYTHMRALRPDEEHLSPIHSVYVDQWDWEKVICERSERSLATLKATVEQIYAAIKATETYVGEQFDIAPYLPEKIHFIHAEKLRQAYPDLSAKERERAVCKQYGAVFLIGIGGKLADGQRHDVRAPDYDDWSTQGDEGLPGLNGDILVWNKVLEDAFEISSMGIRVCPESLLTQLELSEQSHKTQLPWHQALLHKKLPQTIGGGIGQSRLAMLLLQKSHIGQVQVGVWPEQLKQQQALL
- the trmH gene encoding tRNA (guanosine(18)-2'-O)-methyltransferase TrmH, with translation MGEKRYHRVKQVLDRRQTDLSVCLDEVHKHHNLSAIVRTADAVGCHHIHAVWPKEQRRLTNNTSGGSKNWVHTHMHDDIDQAVGSIREQIPGVQLLATNLSSDAVDYRDIDYTQPTAVIVGQEREGISDAALAHADKHIVIPMRGMVQSLNVSVAAALILYEAQRQREAAGLYERDMLNPQIKHTLLFEGCHPIIAQQCKEKGLPYPTLDENGEIIANEQFWDTLRYKRQR
- the asnC gene encoding transcriptional regulator AsnC, translated to MENYRFDNLDKSILKSLMSNARTPYAELAKQCGVSAGTIHVRIEKMRQAGVITGTQVRVDAKRLGYDVCCFIGINLNNARDYPHTLELLRGLEEVVEAYYTTGNYSIFIKVMARSIEHLQDVLINKVQAIEAIQSTETLISLQNPINRSVTP